In Miscanthus floridulus cultivar M001 chromosome 5, ASM1932011v1, whole genome shotgun sequence, one genomic interval encodes:
- the LOC136452415 gene encoding LOW QUALITY PROTEIN: centromere protein C-like (The sequence of the model RefSeq protein was modified relative to this genomic sequence to represent the inferred CDS: deleted 1 base in 1 codon): MDAADPLCAISSPARLLPRTLGLAPASATGPSPSKARDALLQAIAVALSLKGSEELLKQAKMVLKEHGDTQALYHDDGVKASPPANGSKEQQGRRPALNRKRARFTMKDTASKPMPIVDQSKLTNISDPVEYFMTLDRLEEAQEEIQRLHGGAEKRVLNFDPVDEPKRQAGFRGRKSVCSFKVIEDADTQDPIEVPASQTATMTGSQFSQDVMHVVADKNEQCVPSSSGEAISGKEDSLAEKDGRDDLTYLLTSMQYLDESEEEEFIRKTLGFKEIRKERVSLRNSIPRVRSLRSNIEQKGSMRVHPPESPLPQPRQDRISELEKHLFPGGAANAKCTDDESEGSPDIVMGEPSLVHDSSDVPMTDENFTGSEIDRETPNLGARAADHILDPEPDFPDHACERQPGGSSVGLCRDTEVAKENEACRRSNISLEEDDVPIDYPTIGRSTSETEASSHHLEGSSTEELVSKLGRHAAPDGIDRTLHAAEDSIQHLEVVKEGGVLQDKSSQSLEMPLEDIDPVNQPQMHGGSTKKLAPDLCNALSLTKQKKQQAAQEGKMKKQSKRGKKLADESSHALEIPQANLDSENQPHNDDVNIEQQTLLSITPSPNHAKGQKGAQRTNKTKRLNQRKILGDAGLAQPSVVRRSTRTRSRPLEHWLGERLLYGPINDTLPAVIGIKAYSPGQDGKRTLKVKSFVPDQYSDLVAKSAKY; the protein is encoded by the exons ATGGATGCGGCCGACCCCCTCTGCGCCATCTCCTCGCCTGCGCGACTCCTTCCGCGGACCCTTGGCCTCGCCCCCGCCTCCGCCACCGGGCCTTCCCCCTCGAAGGCCCGCGACGCGCTCCTCCAGGCCATTGCAGTCGCCCTGTCGCTG AAAGGGTCTGAGGAGCTGCTTAAGCAGGCTAAAATGGTGCTGAAGGAGCACGGGGACACCCAGGCTCTCTACCATGATGATGGAGTGAAAGCGAGCCCCCCTGCAAATGGCAGCAAAGAGCAACAGGGAAGAAGGCCAGCACTGAACCGCAAACGGGCTCGGTTCACTATGAAGGACACTGCAAG CAAACCGATGCCTATTGTGGATCAATCTAAGTTAACGAATATTTCGGATCCAGTCGAATACTTTATGACCTTGGATCGGCTTGAAG AAGCTCAGGAGGAGATCCAACGGCTACATGGAGGAGCAGAAAAACGCGTATTAAATTTTGATCCTGTAGATGAACCGAAGAGACAGGCTGGTTTCCGTGG GAGAAAATCAGTCTGCAGTTTCAAGGTAATTGAGGATGCTGATACTCAAGATCCCATTGAGGTACCAGCTTCCCAAACAGCAACTATGACAGGATCTCAGTTCTCACAGGATGTTATGCATGTTGTTGCTGACAAAAATGAACAATGTGTTCCTTCAAGTTCTGGTGAAGCTATTTCAGGGAAAGAAG ATTCATTAGCTGAGAAGGATGGCCGTGACGATTTGACTTATTTACTGACCTCAATGCAATATTTGGATGAATCTGAAGAGGAAGAGTTTATCCGCAAGACCTTAGGGTTTAAAGAAATAAGGAAGGAAAGAGTTAGTCTCCGTAACTCCATTCCTAGAGTTAGGTCCCTAAGAAGCAATATTGAACAAAAAGGTTCAATGAGGGTTCACCCTCCAGAAAGTCCTTTGCCTCAGCCTCGCCAGGATCGAATTTCAGAGTTGGAGAAACATTTATTTCCTGGAGGTGCAGCAAATGCTAAATGCACAGATGATGAATCTGAAGGTTCACCAGATATTGTGATGGGTGAACCATCATTGGTGCATGATTCTTCTGATGTTCCGATGACTGATGAGAACTTTACTGGAAGTGAAATTGACAGGGAGACCCCAAATCTGGGTGCCAGAGCAGCAGACCATATTCTTGATCCTGAACCAGACTTTCCTGATCATGCATGTGAAAGGCAACCCGGAGGTTCCTCAGTTGGTTTGTGCAGAGACACAGAAGTCGCCAAAGAAAACGAGGCATGCAGGAGGAGcaatatttctttggag GAAGATGATGTGCCAATAGACTATCCAACTATTGGCAGATCTACTAGTGAAACAGAAGCTTCTTCTCATCATCTGGAGGGCAGCTCAACAGAAGAATTGGTCAGTAAACTAGGTAGACATGCGGCTCCAGATGGTATCGATAGGACTTTACATGCAGCTGAGGATAGCATTCAACATCTA GAAGTGGTGAAAGAGGGTGGTGTTCTACAAG ATAAGTCAAGCCAGTCGTTGGAGATGCCTCTGGAAGATATTGATCCAGTGAATCAGCCTCAGATGCATGGTGGAAGCACTAAG AAATTGGCACCTGATTTGTGCAATGCACTGTCCTTAACCAAACAGAAGAAGCAACAAGCAGCCCAAGAAGGGAAAATGAAGAAACAGTCAAAGAGGGGCAAAAAATTGGCTG ATGAATCTAGCCATGCACTGGAAATACCCCAAGCAAATTTGGATTCGGAGAATCAACCTCATAATGATGATGTGAACATTGAG CAACAGACATTGTTGAGTATCACACCGTCACCAAACCATGCTAAGGGGCAAAAGGGAGCTCAAAGGACAAACAAGACCAAAAGATTGAATCAAAGAAAAATCCTTGGAG ATGCTGGCCTTGCA CAGCCGTCTGTAgtgagaagaagcacaagaacaCGCTCAAGGCCTTTGGAGCATTGGCTTGGTGAAAGATTACTATATGGGCCTATAAATGACA CTTTGCCTGCAGTTATTGGCATCAAAGCATACTCTCCTGGCCAAGATGGCAAGAGAACATTGAAAGTGAAATCTTTCGTGCCTGACCAGTATTCAGATCTTGTCGCTAAATCCGCGAAGTACTAA
- the LOC136452414 gene encoding uncharacterized protein — protein sequence MLFILVMDVLGHMITKATSEGLLLPLSTRGLQHRISIYADDVALFLRPEAGGISTTMDILNLFDEASRLKTNLQKSNVLPIRCDDLEIATIQNLLPCPLSNFPCKYLGVPLSLRKLTKEQVQPIIDRIADQLPGWKADLMTRAGRRVLVQSVLTGMLIYLAMAFDFPPWAIKAVDKIRRGFLWRGRKDAKGGHCLVAWVKVCQPPELGGLGISDLKSLGWSLRMRRVWLQKTEPHRPWAAFPFHVPEQIGGSMGNAFQTLLLAFLRLSRKGGSRGALSGTPSLIGLGFRTFRELLQLV from the exons ATGCTCTTTATCTTGGTAATGGATGTGTTGGGGCATATGATTACTAAAGCCACCAGTGAAGGTTTGCTGCTACCCCTGTCGACTCGTGGCTTACAGCACCGCATTTCTATTTATGCTGATGATGTGGCTCTCTTTCTCCGCCCGGAGGCTGGGGGTATTAGTACAACCATGGATATTCTTAATCTTTTCGATGAGGCATCTAGGTTGAAGACAAATCTGCAGAAAAGTAATGTCCTCCCGATCAGGTGTGATGATTTGGAGATTGCTACCATTCAAAACCTGCTGCCCTGCCCACTCTCGAATTTCCCATGCAAATACTTAGGTGTGCCCCTCTCCCTAAGAAAACTAACTAAAGAACAAGTGCAGCCCATTATTGACCGCATTGCAGATCAACTACCTGGTTGGAAGGCAGATCTAATGACAAGGGCTGGAAGAAGGGTATTGGTACAATCTGTTCTCACTGGGATGCTCATTTACTTGGCTATGGCCTTTGATTTTCCTCCATGGGCTATCAAAGCGGTGGATAAAATTCGGCGCGGCTTTCTTTGGAGAGGCCGTAAAGATGCAAAAGGCGGACATTGTCTTGTGGCCTGGGTCAAAGTTTGTCAACCACCGGAACTTGGAGGCCTGGGAATTTCAGATCTTAAATCTCTTGGCTGGTCTCTGCGCATGAGACGGGTTTGGCTGCAGAAAACAGAGCCTCATCGTCCCTGGGCTGCTTTCCCCTTCCATGTGCCTGAGCAA ATCGGTGGCTCCATGGGCAATGCATTTCAGACCTTGCTCCTCGCCTTTTTGCGACTATCCCGAAAAGGAGGGTCAAGAGGCGCACTGTCCGGGACGCCCTCACTAATCGGGCTTGGATTTCGGACATTCAGGGAGCTGTTACAGTTGGTGTAA